Proteins co-encoded in one Nonomuraea helvata genomic window:
- a CDS encoding LppX_LprAFG lipoprotein, producing the protein MLKRTISLTAASAALVVAAVAGCGSNAQPIQVNLAASEVLAQAAQKTAEVTSYTVDAVVNVTQPQEEGSGKVQGRMLYQSKPQLAVDLTLDTVDMGGKSLPGGVHAVLQGDTVYVKVEALKDLLGATKPWIKVPLSEMGDSGQVNQYLSQIQQFDLGNVTKLVTASKDVKSAGNESVNGEDTTHYSGTFPVDAAVQLLPADKQEQARTNLAELKDVKFDIWVAADGLPRKLVLNGSKEGATLDATLLFKGFNEPVTIQAPPADQVGELPKGTTN; encoded by the coding sequence ATGCTGAAGCGCACGATAAGTCTCACCGCGGCCAGTGCCGCGCTCGTTGTGGCGGCGGTTGCCGGGTGCGGATCGAACGCACAGCCCATCCAGGTCAACCTGGCCGCCTCAGAGGTGCTCGCGCAGGCCGCGCAGAAGACCGCAGAGGTCACCAGCTACACCGTCGACGCCGTCGTCAACGTCACGCAGCCTCAGGAGGAGGGCAGCGGCAAGGTGCAGGGGCGCATGCTCTACCAGAGCAAGCCCCAGCTCGCCGTGGACCTCACCCTGGACACCGTCGACATGGGCGGGAAGAGCCTGCCGGGCGGCGTGCACGCCGTGCTGCAGGGCGACACCGTCTACGTCAAGGTCGAGGCGCTCAAGGACCTCCTCGGGGCGACCAAGCCGTGGATCAAGGTGCCGCTCAGCGAGATGGGCGACTCCGGCCAGGTGAACCAGTACCTGAGCCAGATCCAGCAGTTCGACCTCGGCAACGTGACCAAGCTGGTCACGGCCTCCAAGGACGTCAAGTCGGCCGGCAACGAGAGCGTCAACGGCGAGGACACCACGCACTACAGCGGCACCTTCCCCGTCGACGCGGCCGTGCAGCTGCTGCCGGCCGACAAGCAGGAGCAGGCCCGTACGAACCTGGCCGAGCTCAAGGACGTCAAGTTCGACATCTGGGTGGCCGCCGACGGTCTGCCGCGCAAGCTCGTGCTGAACGGCTCCAAGGAAGGCGCCACGCTCGACGCCACCCTGCTCTTCAAGGGCTTCAACGAGCCGGTCACGATCCAGGCTCCGCCCGCCGACCAGGTGGGAGAGCTGCCCAAGGGCACGACCAACTGA
- the rplJ gene encoding 50S ribosomal protein L10, translating into MARADKATAVAELKSEFEGSSAAVLTEYRGLTVAQLKELRTSLGENAKFAVAKNTLTKIAANEAGVTGLDDLLLGPTAVAFVKGDVVEAAKGLRDFAKANPLLVIKGGVLEGKTLDATEITKLADLESREVLLAKLAGALKAKQSAAAAMFAALPTQMAQLADALRAKREEAGE; encoded by the coding sequence ATGGCGAGGGCGGATAAGGCGACAGCGGTTGCCGAGCTCAAGAGCGAGTTCGAAGGTAGCAGCGCCGCCGTTCTGACCGAGTACCGCGGTCTCACCGTCGCGCAGCTCAAGGAGCTGCGCACCTCTCTCGGTGAGAATGCGAAGTTCGCCGTGGCGAAGAACACCCTGACCAAGATCGCCGCCAATGAGGCAGGCGTGACGGGTCTGGACGACCTGCTGCTCGGCCCGACCGCCGTCGCCTTCGTCAAGGGCGACGTCGTCGAGGCGGCCAAGGGTCTGCGTGACTTCGCCAAGGCCAATCCCCTTCTGGTGATCAAGGGCGGTGTCCTCGAGGGCAAGACGCTCGACGCCACCGAGATCACCAAGCTCGCCGACCTCGAGTCCCGCGAGGTCCTCCTCGCGAAGCTTGCTGGCGCGCTCAAGGCGAAGCAGAGCGCTGCTGCCGCTATGTTCGCCGCGCTGCCCACGCAGATGGCTCAGCTGGCCGACGCCCTCCGCGCGAAGCGCGAAGAGGCGGGCGAGTAA
- the rplL gene encoding 50S ribosomal protein L7/L12 yields MAKLSTEELLDSFKEMTLLELSEFVKQFEEVFDVKAAAPVAVAAAPAAGGGGEAAAEEEKDEFDVILEAAGDKKIQVIKEIRALTSLGLKEAKDLVDGAPKPVFDGKVNKEQAEKAKAALEGAGATVTVK; encoded by the coding sequence ATGGCGAAGCTCAGCACCGAAGAGCTGCTCGACTCGTTCAAGGAGATGACCCTCCTCGAGCTGTCCGAGTTCGTGAAGCAGTTCGAAGAGGTCTTCGACGTCAAGGCCGCCGCCCCCGTCGCGGTTGCCGCCGCCCCCGCCGCCGGTGGCGGTGGCGAGGCCGCCGCCGAGGAGGAGAAGGACGAGTTCGACGTCATCCTCGAGGCCGCCGGCGACAAGAAGATCCAGGTCATCAAGGAGATCCGCGCCCTCACGTCCCTGGGCCTCAAGGAGGCCAAGGACCTGGTGGACGGCGCTCCCAAGCCCGTCTTCGACGGCAAGGTCAACAAGGAGCAGGCGGAGAAGGCCAAGGCTGCCCTCGAGGGCGCCGGCGCCACCGTGACCGTGAAGTAA